TCTGCATGTTTTTAGATTTAATAAATATGCGTAGGTAATACTCAAATCAAATATGATTTCAAATGATTAAGATACTGCTTTCAACTGACCTTGGAAAAAAACACTTTGATATTGACCTTTACAGAAAAAGCCTGATATCTTATAAACAAAAAGCTGTCTACCATTGTGGCAGATAGCTTTTGCAGGTTCTTGAACCTTTTGTCTACATCCCCTGCTCCTTCTTTTTTAAAAAAGCTACTAGTTTCTTATCCTCTACAATTACATGGTTCTCTAACCACTCTTCAATAATCCCTCTTATCTTCATAACAGCAGCTACTAACTCTCCTTCCTTTCCTGCTTCCTCTCGATACTTTTTATATTTTTCAAGAAAGCTGTCGTGTTCTCTCTTGTGTGAAAAATAGGGCGGATACAAATACTTCTTCATGCGATATTCTTGATGTGAAAAACTAATAGCTAAATTATTCCCCAAAAAGCGTAGCTCTTCTAAAACATCTTTTTGACTTTCAGGCTGTTCATAGGCATGTAAAATTTTATTCATTCTCTCAACAATTTTTTTGATATCCTCGTCGAAACCTTCATCACCTAAAGTATACTGTTCTTTCCATTCTATCTGCGACACTTCCAATCACCCTCTCTCTAATATTTCTTTTTCGGTATTATTTCTTTCAGCAACTTTTTTAAAAATATTATACTGCAAAAAAATATAAACCCAATTTTGCTCAACTCTCTTTTACCAACACAAACCTGCAAAACTGTAGCTATTTCGCATTATCAACCAAAGAAAGACTTATCAAAAACCTCAACAGGAGTTGTTATTACATAATCCTCTTCCCTCACAACACCATCCCTGCTGCCTACCTGCCCAAAATAGTTAAATCCCCAGCCCCAGATACTCCCATCTTCCTTAACTGCTACTGTGTGCCAGCCTCCTCCTGATATCGATACAACTCCTTCTATCCCCTTCACTCTAACAGGAAAAACCTTGCTCACTACAGTCCCATCTCCAAGCTGTCCTCTCCTGTTCATACCCCATGCCCACACACTGCCATCTCCTTTCACCACCAGTGCATGCTTATACCCAGCCGCTATCATCCTCACATCTTCCAATAACTCTCTCTCAATAAGCACAGGGAAAATACGTTTATTCTCTCTCCACAAATCATACTCAAAAACTCCCCATGTCAACACTCTGCCATCTTGCCTCAACGCCACCGCATGATTCTCACCCAATGCTATCGCCACTATGTCTTCTAACTTATCTATTATAATAAACTTTCTTTTGTCCCATAAATCTATATCACCACATAGATATTTGTACCGTCTTTCCCCCCATGCTACTATCCTGCCGTCCTTCCTCAATGCAAAAACTAAATATCTGTTCGTCGCTATCGATACTATCTCACCCAAACCCTCTACCTTCAGCGGAACCTCACAATGGGTTACTATCTCGTTTAAACCCAATACTCCATCACTATTAAACCCCCAAACCCAAATTGTCCCATCTCTTTTCAATGCCAAAGAATGCCCCTCCGCCGCAGCTACCATCACTACATCTTTCAAGCCTTTTACTTGCACAGGAACTAACTTGCTCTCCCTCGTCCCATCTCCAAGCTGCCCGCCTTCATTCCTGCCCCAAGCCCATACTGTCCCGTCTCTCCTCAGCGCAAGATTATGGTCTTTCCCCGCTGATACCATCACTATATCCTCTAATCCTTTTACTCGCACAGGAGTGGCAAAAATGCCACCCTTCTCACCTATCCCTAACTCCCCATTCCAGTTCGAACCCCATGCCCATACACTACCATCACTTAATACCGCAAGCGTATAATTATCTCCACATGAAACCTGCACTGCCTTCCTCATCCTCACAATCACCTTCCTATTTAATCCTGTGTTTTTATCTGCCTCATCTTCTTTTATTATTCCTGCTAACGCTCAGTAAACCAATTTATGCTCAGAACCATCTTCATTGTAGTATGAACTCCCTTCTCTTCCCCCCCATTCAATCCACATTGGATTTCCATTTTCGTAATATCTTGCTCTATAAAACTTATATTTGTACTTTTCCCTTTCTTCTTCACTCAAAGGTGGCAATCTATAAAATGTTTCTTTTACCCTGCCATCTTCATAATACCACGTCAGGTAAGGCTTTTCTTGCACAGGCCACTTACCTTCAATGCAATATTTCACTGCCTTTTCCTGACCGTGTTTGTACCACCACACTGCCGCAGACCCATCTTCTCTGTGCAGTTTACCCCCCTTGAAATACTCCTCAAATTCCTTCACTCCATTGTCATAATACCACACATTCGCTGGTCCTCCTTCCCTGTGCCTCCTGCCTTCTTTAA
The sequence above is drawn from the Caldicellulosiruptor bescii DSM 6725 genome and encodes:
- a CDS encoding bacteriohemerythrin, translated to MSQIEWKEQYTLGDEGFDEDIKKIVERMNKILHAYEQPESQKDVLEELRFLGNNLAISFSHQEYRMKKYLYPPYFSHKREHDSFLEKYKKYREEAGKEGELVAAVMKIRGIIEEWLENHVIVEDKKLVAFLKKKEQGM
- a CDS encoding RCC1 domain-containing protein; the protein is MRKAVQVSCGDNYTLAVLSDGSVWAWGSNWNGELGIGEKGGIFATPVRVKGLEDIVMVSAGKDHNLALRRDGTVWAWGRNEGGQLGDGTRESKLVPVQVKGLKDVVMVAAAEGHSLALKRDGTIWVWGFNSDGVLGLNEIVTHCEVPLKVEGLGEIVSIATNRYLVFALRKDGRIVAWGERRYKYLCGDIDLWDKRKFIIIDKLEDIVAIALGENHAVALRQDGRVLTWGVFEYDLWRENKRIFPVLIERELLEDVRMIAAGYKHALVVKGDGSVWAWGMNRRGQLGDGTVVSKVFPVRVKGIEGVVSISGGGWHTVAVKEDGSIWGWGFNYFGQVGSRDGVVREEDYVITTPVEVFDKSFFG